From Nilaparvata lugens isolate BPH chromosome 7, ASM1435652v1, whole genome shotgun sequence, one genomic window encodes:
- the LOC111059869 gene encoding uncharacterized protein LOC111059869, translated as MKDDDREQYGRRNTLEVYGVPELQNEDVQSRILEIGKALDVKLDRRSIDACHRLPRRRDNTAPGIIVRFVCRGDKDALLKKRKECRDFSTQHINMQGNSPIYINQSITAERRKLFGRAKMIQRENGFRHVWIDRVGRIKVRYEDGGPVNIIRCEEDLNKLTNRNKDNVGVSKK; from the coding sequence ATGAAAGATGACGATCGGGAGCAATATGGTCGGAGAAATACCCTTGAAGTATACGGTGTTCCGGAGTTGCAGAACGAGGATGTGCAGAGTCGAATACTGGAGATCGGGAAAGCATTGGATGTGAAGCTGGACCGCAGATCGATCGATGCATGTCATCGCCTCCCCAGAAGAAGAGACAACACCGCGCCCGGCATCATTGTTCGTTTTGTCTGTCGAGGAGATAAGGATGCCTTGCTCAAAAAGAGGAAAGAATGTAGAGACTTTTCAACTCAACATATCAACATGCAGGGAAATAGTCCAATCTACATAAACCAATCTATAACGGCGGAGAGACGTAAGCTGTTCGGCAGAGCCAAGATGATACAACGGGAGAATGGGTTTCGACATGTGTGGATCGACCGAGTGGGCCGAATCAAAGTCAGGTACGAGGACGGCGGTCCTGTTAATATTATCAGGTGTGAGGAGGACCTCAACAAGCTCACAAATAGAAATAAGGACAATGTCGGTGTAAGTAAGAAATAA